A genome region from Mercenaria mercenaria strain notata chromosome 11, MADL_Memer_1, whole genome shotgun sequence includes the following:
- the LOC123531088 gene encoding serine-enriched protein-like produces MNFQSTHALSEHLKLILAMPEMCDVTFIVGPREVPVHGVRAIMGTRSRIMYQLILKHMHMSAADEETNAKKNKKSKKNTCNRSVGISRSLSQRLVIPVKKYDSEVFRMLVQFIHCGSVTITEETVAGLFCAAAHFELSDLSKACLDFVERCLNAGRAEKLLVYTRCYSHHKATKMLFDQVNVTYNKPSILFLIVKTF; encoded by the exons ATGAACTTCCAAAGCACGCATGCGCTTTCCGAACATCTGAAGCTGATTCTCGCTATGCCCGAGATGTGTGACGTTACATTTATTGTTGGACCACGTGAAGTCCCCGTGCATGGAGTTCGTGCAATTATGGGCACGCGCAGCAG aattatgtatCAACTTATTTTGAAACACATGCATATGAGTGCAGCTGACGAAGAAACAAACgccaaaaagaacaaaaaatcaaAGAAGAACACGTGCAACAGGTCTGTCGGAATTAGCCGGTCATTATCGCAGAGACTAGTTATCCCCGTGAAGAAATACGATTCAGAGGTGTTCCGAATGCTCGTCCAGTTTATCCACTGCGGCAGTGTGACTATAACCGAGGAAACTGTAGCTG gTTTATTTTGTGCTGCCGCGCATTTCGAGCTGTCTGATTTGAGTAAAGCATGTTTAGATTTTGTTGAGAGGTGTCTGAATGCCGGTCGAGCTGAGAAGCTACTCGTTTATACAAGATGTTACAGTCACCACAAGGCTACAAAGATGCTATTTGATCAGGTAAATGTCACTTACAATAAACCGTCAATACTTTTTCTTATCGTTAAAACCTTTTAA
- the LOC123531089 gene encoding serine-enriched protein-like, with protein sequence MATCELKQPLLQHEDSFDGRCFENYARHEESSSGYESTDSEAEVPARSHDYKIPTGRQDNEHVSARVKSTHALCESLRLIMEIPEMCDVTFLVGPREIPVHGVRAILGTRSKVLYQLIIKHLNIRETGLKYAKPSPLRHYGDRLTIPVRKYDAEVFRMLMQFVHSGTATISDSTVFGLLCGADQFELKDLEQACWEYMDRRIEFIARWKGRDLHPPSAPPEILTLEPEH encoded by the exons ATGGCAACTTGTGAGTTAAAACAGCCTCTGCTGCAACATGAGGATAGCTTTGACGGAAGGTGTTTTGAAAATTATGCAAGACATGAAG AGTCATCTTCGGGATATGAATCTACGGATTCCGAAGCAGAAGTACCAGCAAGGTCCCATGACTATAAAATTCCAACGGGTCGTCAAGATAATGAACACGTGAGTGCACGGGTTAAAAGCACACACGCTCTTTGTGAGAGTCTGAGACTTATCATGGAAATTCCAGAGATGTGTGACGTCACGTTCCTTGTCGGGCCACGTGAAATACCCGTGCATGGAGTTCGAGCCATTCTTGGGACCCGAAGCAA AGTCCTGTACCAGCTTATAATCAAGCACCTGAATATACGTGAGACGGGGCTGAAATACGCCAAACCTTCTCCTTTACGTCACTATGGAGACCGACTTACCATTCCTGTCAGGAAATATGACGCCGAGGTGTTCCGAATGCTTATGCAATTCGTTCACAGCGGTACGGCCACCATCTCAGATTCCACCGTTTTCG gGTTACTGTGCGGAGCAGACCAGTTTGAGTTGAAGGACCTTGAACAAGCTTGTTGGGAGTATATGGACCGGCGAATAGA ATTTATTGCACGATGGAAAGGCAGAGATCTGCATCCGCCATCAGCTCCTCCAGAAATTCTTACGCTTGAACCCGAGCATTAA